A window of the Paralichthys olivaceus isolate ysfri-2021 chromosome 5, ASM2471397v2, whole genome shotgun sequence genome harbors these coding sequences:
- the sun1b gene encoding SUN domain-containing protein 1 isoform X5, whose protein sequence is MQEESKQRRMTMDFSQLHTYTPPQCAPENTGYTYSLSSSYSTAALEFEKEHQIAPVYESPRMSRRSLRLQTSAGHYGNESLADHHPQNHSNSTSSYTSTRRETRTLRSKKQLTSSNLLSLSLSQAATPRKALSFSAVSTPINSGSIQERNTVSDASLHSSIQDQSLMRRRTITTTTTSMSVGGHWGKSSSTDHCSSNVNGDASISESHASLANGYICKDCSLHSQEMDSLITRSSPSSSSQSAEDFTDNPSSSSLTFTSIYSRDRSRRNKTGVLMSVSNTCIRYSKRVLAPIVSVVTLLFNNVLWLGSKARSPPGKAHTSFCGSMNVKDLVTEDASHLNLNGSLCDDCKGKQYTETHTILLKQSSRPRRLVGALWSVLAYAGYCLLQPGYCVVRAGKALGSGVGTAAQKLLSLFWMLLAAPEKTGRGLVWFLATGWYQLVSIMCLLNVFFLTRCLPKLWKLLLLLLPFLLFLALWWWGPSTSALLAYLPAINLTEWRRASPLTLLSNLVPVSAPAPALVPTPETLLQQTPASPVSQATPILPPAAVSSVDLERLERVERQLALLWSQVQEGDQKQEQRHGDVLGLYSTLREHVHTQTNRESLGLWVSSLLEQRLGILRGELEQENTHRAQSEEQQKQQQESRAARLADLELLLQALAAQTEEVQQKQQQFEHEREEKEKEVVIAAADTAPISVGIKQEDHDALLVEVQRLELELSKIREDLQGVVGCKGRCEQLDNLQETITAQVSSQVRKELQLLFFGSGGSGEEQGEVPESLIYWLSQRYVSTPDLQASLATLELNILRNVSLQLELNRAETLGEAESQAKTIVKTVTGSVHHAVSAEGLKEEQVKLIVQNALRLYSYDRTGLVDYALESGGGSILSTRCSETYETKTALMSLFGLPLWYFSQSPRVVIQPDVYPGNCWAFKGSQGYLVIRLSLRILPKSFCLEHIPKALSPTGNITSAPRNFTVYGLDDEHQEEGKLLGLYTYQEDGESLQTFPIMEQNDKAFQIIEVRVLSNWGHPDYTCLYRFRVHGEPRPQ, encoded by the exons ctCCAGCTACTCCACAGCAGCGTTAGAGTTTGAGAAGGAGCACCAGATTGCTCCTGTGTACGAGTCGCCCAGGATGTCACGGCGGAGCCTGCGTCTGCAGACCAGTGCCGGTCACTATGGCAACGAGAGCCTGGCCGATCATCATCCGCAGAACCACAGCAACAGCACCAGCAGCTACACCAGCACCAGGAGAGAAACACG GACACTGCGTAGCAAAAAGCAGCTGACCAGCTCCAACTTACTGTCTCTATCTCTGAGCCAAGCAGCCACACCGAGGAAAGCCCTCTCCTTCTCAGCTGTTAGTACCCCGATCAACAGCGGCAGCATTCAGGAAAGAAACACGGTGTCCGACGCCTCCCTGCACAGCTCCATCCAGGACCAGTCCCTAATGAGACGACGCACCATCACCACGACCACCACCTCCATGTCTGTGGGTGGTCACTGGG GGAAGAGCTCCAGCACCGACCACTGCTCATCAAACGTAAACGGCGACGCCAGCATTTCAGAGTCGCACGCCTCGCTCGCTAATGGCTACATCTGCAAAGACTGCTCTTTACACTCTCAGGAGATGGACTCACTTATCACGCGGTCGTCGCCGTCGTCGTCATCTCAGTCTGCAGAAGATTTCACTGACaacccctcctcctcgtctttaACCTTCACAAGTATATACTCCAGAGACAGGAGTCGGAGGAACAAGACAG GTGTCCTGATGTCTGTGTCTAACACGTGTATACGCTACAGCAAACGAGTCCTGGCCCCCATCGTGTCCGTAGTCACCCTACTCTTCAACAATGTGCTCTGGCTGGGCTCGAAGGCCAGGAGCCCTCCAGGAAAAG CTCACACAAGTTTCTGTGGAAGCATGAATGTCAAGGATCTGGTGACTGAAGATGCTTCACATCTTAATCTCAATGGTTCCCTGT GTGATGACTGTAAAGGGAAGCAGTATACTGAGACACACACCATCCTCCTCAAACAGTCCTCCAGGCCTCGACGCCTTGTGGGGGCGCTGTGGAGCGTCTTAGCTTATGCAG GTTACTGCCTCCTCCAGCCGGGATACTGTGTGGTGAGAGCGGGCAAAGCTTTGGGTTCAGGGGTCGGGACAGCGGCTCAAAAGTTGCTCTCACTGTTTTGGATGCTCCTGGCAGCTCCAG AGAAGACAGGCCGGGGACTCGTGTGGTTTCTTGCAACAGGATGGTACCAGCTGGTGTCTATCATGTGTCTGCTCAACGTCTTCTTTCTGACACG ATGCCTTCCCAAACTTTGgaagctcctgctgctcctcctgcctTTTTTGCTCTTCCTTG CGTTATGGTGGTGGGGTCCGTCCACTTCTGCCCTACTTGCCTACCTCCCTGCTATAAACCTCACCGAGTGGCGACGTGCGTCTCCCTTGACTCTCCTGTCTAACTTGGTGCCAGTTTCTGCTCCAGCTCCCGCCCTTGTTCCCACACCAGAGACCCTGCTGCAGCAGACCCCAGCCTCCCCAGTCTCACAGGCAACA cccATCCTTCCACCCGCGGCAGTCTCCTCTGTGGACCTGGAACGTCTTGAACGTGTGGAACGCCAGCTTGCTCTTCTGTGGTCACAAGTCCAGGAGGGGGACCAGAAGCAGGAACAGCGTCATGGGGATGTTCTGGGTCTCTATAGCACGCTGAGGGAGCACGTACACACTCAGACCAACAGGGAGAGCCTGGGACTGTGGGTGTCCTCCCTGCTGGAGCAGAGGCTGGGCATCCTGCGTGgagagctggagcaggagaacacacacagggCGCAG AGTgaagagcagcagaaacaacagcAAGAGAGTCGGGCAGCGCGACTGGCTGATTTGGAATTGCTGCTCCAAGCTCTGGCTGCACAGACTGAG GAggtgcagcagaagcagcagcagtttgagcacgagagggaggaaaaggagaaagaggttGTCATtgctgcagcagacacagcACCTATCAG CGTGGGAATAAAACAGGAGGACCATGATGCTCTGCTCGTGGAGGTGCAGAGACTTGAGTTGGAGTTGAGTAAAATAAGAGAGGACCTGCAGGGTGTTGTGGGATGCAAGGGCAGATGTGAGCAGCTAGACAACCTGCAGGAGACG ATCACAGCCCAGGTGTCCTCTCAGGTGCGTAAGGAGTTGCAGCTTCTGTTCTTTGGCAGTGGTGGGtcaggagaggagcagggagaggtGCCAGAGTCTCTGATCTACTGGCTGTCCCAGCGCTACGTGAGCACACCGGACCTGCAGGCCTCACTGGCCACACTAGAACTGAACATCCTGAGAAACGTGTCGCTGCAGCTGGAGCTTAACCGAGCCGAGACCCTGGGCGAGGCAGAGTCTCAAGCCAAGACCATCGTCAAGACGGTAACTGGGAGTGTCCACCATGCTGTCTCTGCTGAGGGACTGAAAGAAGAG CAAGTGAAGCTGATTGTCCAGAATGCTTTGAGGCTCTACTCCTATGATCGAACAGGCCTGGTGGACTACGCCCTGGAGTCTGGCG GTGGCAGTATCCTCAGCACCCGCTGCTCTGAGACATATGAGACCAAGACGGCCCTCATGAGTCTGTTTGGACTGCCACTCTGGTACTTCTCCCAGTCTCCGCGTGTTGTCATCCAG CCTGATGTGTACCCAGGTAACTGCTGGGCATTTAAAGGCTCTCAGGGCTATCTGGTGATCCGACTGTCCCTGAGGATCCTGCCCAAGTCCTTCTGCCTGGAACACATCCCCAAAGCCTTGTCTCCAACTGGAAATATCACCAGCGCCCCTCGCAACTTCACTGTTTAC GGTCTAGATGATGAGCATCAGGAGGAAGGGAAGCTGCTGGGACTCTACACATACCAGGAGGATGGGGAATCACTGCAAACTTTCCCCATCATG GAGCAGAACGACAAAGCCTTCCAGATCATCGAGGTGCGTGTGCTGTCTAACTGGGGTCACCCAGACTACACCTGCCTGTACCGCTTCAGAGTCCATGGAGAACCTCGGCCTCAGTGA
- the sun1b gene encoding SUN domain-containing protein 1 isoform X6: MSRRSLRLQTSAGHYGNESLADHHPQNHSNSTSSYTSTRRETRTLRSKKQLTSSNLLSLSLSQAATPRKALSFSAVSTPINSGSIQERNTVSDASLHSSIQDQSLMRRRTITTTTTSMSVGGHWGKSSSTDHCSSNVNGDASISESHASLANGYICKDCSLHSQEMDSLITRSSPSSSSQSAEDFTDNPSSSSLTFTSIYSRDRSRRNKTGVLMSVSNTCIRYSKRVLAPIVSVVTLLFNNVLWLGSKARSPPGKGVLASLSASMRRAVSSSVTQLWLFKQNTLHRMMGYRANGYEGQAHTSFCGSMNVKDLVTEDASHLNLNGSLCDDCKGKQYTETHTILLKQSSRPRRLVGALWSVLAYAGYCLLQPGYCVVRAGKALGSGVGTAAQKLLSLFWMLLAAPEKTGRGLVWFLATGWYQLVSIMCLLNVFFLTRCLPKLWKLLLLLLPFLLFLALWWWGPSTSALLAYLPAINLTEWRRASPLTLLSNLVPVSAPAPALVPTPETLLQQTPASPVSQATPILPPAAVSSVDLERLERVERQLALLWSQVQEGDQKQEQRHGDVLGLYSTLREHVHTQTNRESLGLWVSSLLEQRLGILRGELEQENTHRAQSEEQQKQQQESRAARLADLELLLQALAAQTEEVQQKQQQFEHEREEKEKEVVIAAADTAPISVGIKQEDHDALLVEVQRLELELSKIREDLQGVVGCKGRCEQLDNLQETITAQVSSQVRKELQLLFFGSGGSGEEQGEVPESLIYWLSQRYVSTPDLQASLATLELNILRNVSLQLELNRAETLGEAESQAKTIVKTVTGSVHHAVSAEGLKEEQVKLIVQNALRLYSYDRTGLVDYALESGGGSILSTRCSETYETKTALMSLFGLPLWYFSQSPRVVIQPDVYPGNCWAFKGSQGYLVIRLSLRILPKSFCLEHIPKALSPTGNITSAPRNFTVYGLDDEHQEEGKLLGLYTYQEDGESLQTFPIMEQNDKAFQIIEVRVLSNWGHPDYTCLYRFRVHGEPRPQ; encoded by the exons ATGTCACGGCGGAGCCTGCGTCTGCAGACCAGTGCCGGTCACTATGGCAACGAGAGCCTGGCCGATCATCATCCGCAGAACCACAGCAACAGCACCAGCAGCTACACCAGCACCAGGAGAGAAACACG GACACTGCGTAGCAAAAAGCAGCTGACCAGCTCCAACTTACTGTCTCTATCTCTGAGCCAAGCAGCCACACCGAGGAAAGCCCTCTCCTTCTCAGCTGTTAGTACCCCGATCAACAGCGGCAGCATTCAGGAAAGAAACACGGTGTCCGACGCCTCCCTGCACAGCTCCATCCAGGACCAGTCCCTAATGAGACGACGCACCATCACCACGACCACCACCTCCATGTCTGTGGGTGGTCACTGGG GGAAGAGCTCCAGCACCGACCACTGCTCATCAAACGTAAACGGCGACGCCAGCATTTCAGAGTCGCACGCCTCGCTCGCTAATGGCTACATCTGCAAAGACTGCTCTTTACACTCTCAGGAGATGGACTCACTTATCACGCGGTCGTCGCCGTCGTCGTCATCTCAGTCTGCAGAAGATTTCACTGACaacccctcctcctcgtctttaACCTTCACAAGTATATACTCCAGAGACAGGAGTCGGAGGAACAAGACAG GTGTCCTGATGTCTGTGTCTAACACGTGTATACGCTACAGCAAACGAGTCCTGGCCCCCATCGTGTCCGTAGTCACCCTACTCTTCAACAATGTGCTCTGGCTGGGCTCGAAGGCCAGGAGCCCTCCAGGAAAAG GTGTGCTTGCTTCGTTGTCGGCCTCAATGAGACGAGCAGTGTCCTCCAGTGTGACCCAGCTGTGGCTGTTTAAGCAGAACACTCTCCACAGGATGATGGGCTACAGAGCTAATGGCTATGAAGGACAAG CTCACACAAGTTTCTGTGGAAGCATGAATGTCAAGGATCTGGTGACTGAAGATGCTTCACATCTTAATCTCAATGGTTCCCTGT GTGATGACTGTAAAGGGAAGCAGTATACTGAGACACACACCATCCTCCTCAAACAGTCCTCCAGGCCTCGACGCCTTGTGGGGGCGCTGTGGAGCGTCTTAGCTTATGCAG GTTACTGCCTCCTCCAGCCGGGATACTGTGTGGTGAGAGCGGGCAAAGCTTTGGGTTCAGGGGTCGGGACAGCGGCTCAAAAGTTGCTCTCACTGTTTTGGATGCTCCTGGCAGCTCCAG AGAAGACAGGCCGGGGACTCGTGTGGTTTCTTGCAACAGGATGGTACCAGCTGGTGTCTATCATGTGTCTGCTCAACGTCTTCTTTCTGACACG ATGCCTTCCCAAACTTTGgaagctcctgctgctcctcctgcctTTTTTGCTCTTCCTTG CGTTATGGTGGTGGGGTCCGTCCACTTCTGCCCTACTTGCCTACCTCCCTGCTATAAACCTCACCGAGTGGCGACGTGCGTCTCCCTTGACTCTCCTGTCTAACTTGGTGCCAGTTTCTGCTCCAGCTCCCGCCCTTGTTCCCACACCAGAGACCCTGCTGCAGCAGACCCCAGCCTCCCCAGTCTCACAGGCAACA cccATCCTTCCACCCGCGGCAGTCTCCTCTGTGGACCTGGAACGTCTTGAACGTGTGGAACGCCAGCTTGCTCTTCTGTGGTCACAAGTCCAGGAGGGGGACCAGAAGCAGGAACAGCGTCATGGGGATGTTCTGGGTCTCTATAGCACGCTGAGGGAGCACGTACACACTCAGACCAACAGGGAGAGCCTGGGACTGTGGGTGTCCTCCCTGCTGGAGCAGAGGCTGGGCATCCTGCGTGgagagctggagcaggagaacacacacagggCGCAG AGTgaagagcagcagaaacaacagcAAGAGAGTCGGGCAGCGCGACTGGCTGATTTGGAATTGCTGCTCCAAGCTCTGGCTGCACAGACTGAG GAggtgcagcagaagcagcagcagtttgagcacgagagggaggaaaaggagaaagaggttGTCATtgctgcagcagacacagcACCTATCAG CGTGGGAATAAAACAGGAGGACCATGATGCTCTGCTCGTGGAGGTGCAGAGACTTGAGTTGGAGTTGAGTAAAATAAGAGAGGACCTGCAGGGTGTTGTGGGATGCAAGGGCAGATGTGAGCAGCTAGACAACCTGCAGGAGACG ATCACAGCCCAGGTGTCCTCTCAGGTGCGTAAGGAGTTGCAGCTTCTGTTCTTTGGCAGTGGTGGGtcaggagaggagcagggagaggtGCCAGAGTCTCTGATCTACTGGCTGTCCCAGCGCTACGTGAGCACACCGGACCTGCAGGCCTCACTGGCCACACTAGAACTGAACATCCTGAGAAACGTGTCGCTGCAGCTGGAGCTTAACCGAGCCGAGACCCTGGGCGAGGCAGAGTCTCAAGCCAAGACCATCGTCAAGACGGTAACTGGGAGTGTCCACCATGCTGTCTCTGCTGAGGGACTGAAAGAAGAG CAAGTGAAGCTGATTGTCCAGAATGCTTTGAGGCTCTACTCCTATGATCGAACAGGCCTGGTGGACTACGCCCTGGAGTCTGGCG GTGGCAGTATCCTCAGCACCCGCTGCTCTGAGACATATGAGACCAAGACGGCCCTCATGAGTCTGTTTGGACTGCCACTCTGGTACTTCTCCCAGTCTCCGCGTGTTGTCATCCAG CCTGATGTGTACCCAGGTAACTGCTGGGCATTTAAAGGCTCTCAGGGCTATCTGGTGATCCGACTGTCCCTGAGGATCCTGCCCAAGTCCTTCTGCCTGGAACACATCCCCAAAGCCTTGTCTCCAACTGGAAATATCACCAGCGCCCCTCGCAACTTCACTGTTTAC GGTCTAGATGATGAGCATCAGGAGGAAGGGAAGCTGCTGGGACTCTACACATACCAGGAGGATGGGGAATCACTGCAAACTTTCCCCATCATG GAGCAGAACGACAAAGCCTTCCAGATCATCGAGGTGCGTGTGCTGTCTAACTGGGGTCACCCAGACTACACCTGCCTGTACCGCTTCAGAGTCCATGGAGAACCTCGGCCTCAGTGA